From a region of the uncultured Desulfatiglans sp. genome:
- a CDS encoding hypothetical protein (Evidence 5 : Unknown function): MHRSASDLQKAFRRGSMFPAWKTAMTGLPFLAAGETGSGENSDMGGKRERRSTRVGLFDRHPWFVYPATQNVFPDHSDNGAELHHPCDSLHRRKPGRGPALEGIPVFPCL; encoded by the coding sequence GTGCATCGAAGCGCATCCGACCTCCAAAAGGCATTCAGAAGGGGAAGCATGTTTCCAGCATGGAAAACCGCCATGACCGGGTTGCCTTTCCTCGCCGCCGGCGAGACCGGGAGCGGGGAGAACTCCGACATGGGAGGAAAACGCGAAAGGAGATCGACCCGGGTCGGCCTGTTCGATCGGCACCCCTGGTTTGTCTACCCCGCAACCCAAAATGTTTTCCCGGATCATTCAGACAACGGTGCTGAACTGCATCACCCTTGCGATTCTCTTCACCGTAGAAAGCCAGGCAGGGGGCCTGCCCTGGAGGGGATACCTGTATTCCCATGTCTCTGA
- a CDS encoding Putative radical SAM domain-containing transcription regulator TrmB (modular protein) (Evidence 3 : Putative function from multiple computational evidences), translating into MKVALTVWEDRISPLFDSAGMLLVADIDRDGLSGRRLVPFAFDSPLTRAARLADLGIKVLICGGISESYANLIEVRGIRIVPFAAGPVERVLEAYLNGNLDREDFRMPGCETSEWDAPSQEEESVLPGRYLFGPVPSRRFGRSLGVDLTPYKTCTLDCVFCQLGRTTHKTVAREEYVPTEAVISEIRAWLDAGGEADYITLSGSGEPTLHSRFGEVIEFIRTHSRIPTVLLTNGTLLYLPEVREAAAEADVVKISLSAWNQASYGWVNRPHPNLEFSQLTAGEKAFRDCFKGRLWLEVFLVAGMNATAADVSRIAALADEIRPDRIQLNSAVRPPAEEFAGAVSAERLQSFCPLFRPQAEIIPEFHPGREVPVHATRETIFSMLERRPCTADQIASGFGMHLNEVSKYLGNLLRSGRIRMERKNGTVYYAPSGRGKRAGGSRNTRAASVRPKG; encoded by the coding sequence ATGAAGGTGGCCTTGACGGTATGGGAAGATCGTATTTCTCCCCTGTTCGATTCCGCAGGCATGCTCCTTGTCGCGGACATCGACAGGGATGGGTTGAGCGGCAGGCGCCTCGTGCCCTTCGCCTTCGACTCTCCGCTGACGCGGGCCGCGCGGTTGGCTGATCTGGGAATCAAGGTTTTGATCTGTGGCGGGATATCCGAATCCTACGCGAATTTGATCGAGGTCCGTGGCATTCGGATCGTCCCTTTTGCAGCGGGCCCGGTGGAGCGGGTCCTTGAAGCATACTTGAACGGCAATCTTGATCGGGAGGATTTTAGAATGCCCGGATGTGAGACCAGCGAGTGGGACGCCCCTTCGCAGGAAGAAGAATCTGTTTTGCCTGGAAGATACCTTTTCGGTCCGGTTCCCTCCAGGCGTTTCGGGCGTTCTCTGGGTGTCGATTTGACGCCCTACAAGACATGTACGCTCGACTGTGTGTTCTGTCAGCTCGGCCGGACGACGCATAAAACGGTGGCACGTGAGGAATATGTGCCGACCGAGGCGGTGATTTCGGAGATCCGCGCCTGGCTCGATGCGGGCGGAGAGGCTGATTACATCACGCTTTCCGGGTCCGGTGAGCCCACCCTCCATTCCCGTTTCGGCGAAGTGATCGAGTTTATCCGCACCCACAGCCGGATCCCAACGGTGCTCCTGACGAACGGTACCCTGCTTTACCTTCCGGAGGTGCGAGAGGCGGCTGCAGAGGCCGACGTGGTAAAAATCTCCCTGAGCGCCTGGAACCAGGCTTCCTACGGATGGGTGAACCGACCGCACCCCAACCTGGAATTCTCACAGTTGACGGCCGGCGAAAAGGCCTTCCGTGATTGCTTCAAGGGCCGGCTTTGGCTGGAGGTGTTCCTGGTGGCCGGTATGAATGCCACCGCGGCCGATGTTTCACGGATCGCCGCTTTGGCGGATGAGATCCGGCCCGATCGCATCCAGCTCAATTCGGCTGTGCGGCCGCCTGCCGAAGAATTTGCCGGAGCGGTGTCGGCGGAGCGTCTCCAGTCGTTCTGTCCGCTTTTTCGGCCTCAGGCCGAAATCATCCCGGAATTCCATCCCGGGAGGGAGGTGCCCGTGCATGCGACCCGGGAGACGATTTTCTCCATGCTGGAGCGCCGCCCGTGCACGGCGGACCAGATCGCCAGCGGGTTCGGCATGCATCTGAACGAGGTTTCGAAGTATCTGGGAAATCTGCTGCGCAGCGGGCGGATCCGGATGGAACGGAAAAACGGAACGGTCTATTATGCGCCGTCCGGAAGAGGAAAGAGGGCCGGCGGTAGTCGGAATACGCGGGCGGCTTCGGTCCGGCCGAAGGGGTGA
- a CDS encoding putative Hypersensitivity response secretion protein HrpA (Evidence 3 : Putative function from multiple computational evidences), with product MFSRIIQTTVLNCITLAILFTVESQAGGLPWRGYLYSHVSEGEDLADLLRDFCSSQHLSAVVSEQVKGAVKGRFIQMEPEVFLEHICRAYSLLWYCEGGRTLYFNRSGEWRSKIIIMKNLSFQMLEETLERMGALDERFRLEMLNEDGTLYVSGPPRYVELVSDVASKLNDTRATEAAAKAAREVIKIFPLKHAWAADLTFTFMDTQLTVLGVATILRQLFADYGTGGQMAEARLKILPRTVGKLKGKGLASSGAPLQEAQPDQSAEDGPPADRESDAPGERGTGRYGSAFIMADTRLNAVIVRDTEERLRFYEEMIPQLDVPVGLVQIQATIMDISTDYLHELGVNWRFHHRGSSDEGTTFTDAGVDVDEDFKPGNPNLIVGPGFNFATVIGSAANYILAKVHALEQDGKARVLSQPSVLTLDNVAALLEHSQTFYVRIPGDQEVDLFSVTAGIVLKVTPHIIRDHSETRIKLAVSIEDGNISPDQEVDQIPIVQKSSVNTQAVIKEDQSLLIGGYYHESHFATASGIPCLLNVPILNIFFKQDQRVSKRAERMFLITPRIILDEAFTGADPGNDLAAIKGGGSMSQITLPRSEKGNIFGVEP from the coding sequence ATGTTTTCCCGGATCATTCAGACAACGGTGCTGAACTGCATCACCCTTGCGATTCTCTTCACCGTAGAAAGCCAGGCAGGGGGCCTGCCCTGGAGGGGATACCTGTATTCCCATGTCTCTGAAGGGGAAGATCTCGCGGACCTGCTTCGTGATTTTTGCTCGAGTCAGCATTTGAGCGCAGTTGTGAGCGAACAGGTCAAAGGGGCGGTCAAAGGCCGTTTCATTCAAATGGAACCGGAGGTGTTTCTGGAGCACATCTGCCGGGCCTACAGCCTCCTCTGGTATTGCGAAGGCGGCCGGACGCTCTACTTCAATCGATCGGGCGAATGGCGTTCCAAGATCATCATCATGAAGAATCTATCCTTCCAAATGCTGGAGGAAACCCTGGAACGAATGGGGGCGCTCGACGAAAGGTTTCGTCTGGAAATGCTGAACGAGGACGGAACGCTTTATGTTTCGGGCCCGCCTCGTTATGTAGAACTCGTATCGGACGTCGCTTCGAAGTTGAACGACACGCGCGCGACGGAGGCTGCAGCCAAGGCCGCGCGAGAAGTCATCAAGATCTTCCCTCTCAAGCATGCCTGGGCAGCAGACCTGACCTTCACTTTCATGGATACCCAACTCACGGTGCTGGGCGTAGCGACAATTCTCCGTCAACTGTTCGCCGACTACGGCACCGGCGGGCAGATGGCGGAAGCCCGGCTCAAGATCCTGCCCAGGACCGTCGGCAAACTCAAAGGAAAGGGGCTTGCATCGAGCGGCGCCCCCCTTCAGGAAGCACAACCCGATCAATCCGCTGAAGATGGCCCACCCGCCGATCGAGAATCGGATGCGCCGGGTGAAAGAGGAACCGGGAGATATGGCAGTGCGTTTATTATGGCGGACACCCGATTGAATGCGGTTATCGTCCGGGATACCGAAGAGCGGCTGCGCTTTTATGAAGAGATGATCCCTCAGTTGGACGTCCCGGTCGGGCTGGTGCAAATCCAGGCCACCATCATGGACATCAGCACCGATTACCTGCACGAACTGGGCGTCAACTGGCGTTTCCATCACAGGGGAAGTTCGGATGAAGGGACAACCTTCACCGATGCCGGAGTCGATGTCGACGAGGATTTCAAACCCGGCAATCCCAACCTCATCGTCGGTCCGGGGTTCAACTTCGCTACGGTTATCGGCTCCGCCGCGAACTATATCCTGGCCAAGGTGCACGCCCTCGAGCAGGACGGGAAGGCCCGCGTCCTGTCCCAGCCCTCGGTTCTCACCCTCGACAACGTTGCCGCCCTCCTCGAGCACAGTCAGACATTTTATGTGAGGATACCCGGAGACCAGGAAGTGGATCTCTTCTCCGTAACCGCAGGGATCGTCCTGAAGGTGACTCCCCATATCATCCGGGATCATTCAGAAACGCGAATCAAACTCGCCGTCAGCATCGAGGACGGCAACATATCCCCCGATCAGGAAGTCGACCAGATCCCGATCGTCCAAAAGAGCAGCGTAAACACCCAGGCCGTCATCAAGGAAGACCAGAGCCTTTTGATCGGCGGATACTATCATGAGTCTCATTTTGCCACCGCGAGCGGGATCCCCTGTCTCCTGAACGTTCCGATCCTGAATATCTTCTTCAAACAAGATCAGAGGGTCTCCAAACGGGCTGAGAGAATGTTTTTGATCACACCGAGGATCATCCTGGACGAGGCCTTCACCGGGGCTGATCCCGGAAACGATCTGGCCGCCATAAAAGGCGGGGGATCGATGTCACAAATCACTCTTCCCCGCTCCGAAAAAGGGAACATCTTTGGAGTCGAACCATGA
- a CDS encoding hypothetical protein (Evidence 5 : Unknown function), whose translation MKAAQEPQKPYVLKILSGPHLGAEVLIREGLYVIGSQEACDIVLSDESVASRHVSLSISGGTLALSTLDGAVYIDGEGPKQTLTTILPFQIVTIGTTHFSIGPAGERWPPLKLPEIPGPEKTEPPSKSAALVSPAKETRPKGASIRLLLSSSVFFAGVLSLSIFLVSFSKEPSHGKSFSALIPTAPIEKARTIIAELGLSGVEAFRLENGRLMLKGSVETLEEKQTLMESIKRRMDDRPLPAFHITVNEQVAGMCNDTLAALGLPLEATSEGPGKIILTGFILDEERLDRGIEVIKQDLPFIEEIDNRVMTPNNLVQEIYARLSKAGFKGKIDFALHPDHILATGLLHEDDLRLWSVVKKALSEEYGEHIAIRESFQAAFLQEGEIGSNTPEAWHSTQITTSGDRRFVLPMKSISLGPFPHVLLAQGERLFEGAMIGNGYSIRRIGPDGIIAVKGFETVHIYPGEN comes from the coding sequence ATGAAAGCCGCCCAAGAACCGCAAAAGCCGTACGTACTGAAGATCCTCTCCGGACCGCATCTTGGGGCCGAGGTCCTGATCCGCGAGGGACTTTATGTCATCGGAAGCCAGGAGGCGTGCGATATCGTGCTCAGCGACGAAAGCGTTGCATCCCGGCACGTATCTCTTTCCATCTCTGGCGGCACCCTTGCGCTTTCAACGCTGGACGGCGCTGTCTACATTGACGGAGAAGGGCCTAAACAGACTTTAACCACCATCCTTCCCTTTCAGATTGTCACGATCGGCACCACCCATTTCAGCATCGGCCCTGCTGGTGAAAGATGGCCCCCCCTGAAGCTGCCTGAAATCCCCGGTCCGGAAAAGACCGAGCCGCCTTCCAAAAGTGCGGCTCTCGTTTCACCTGCAAAAGAAACCCGCCCAAAGGGTGCATCCATCCGCCTGCTGCTTTCGAGCTCTGTCTTCTTTGCAGGCGTTCTTTCCCTTAGCATCTTTCTGGTATCCTTTTCTAAAGAACCCTCACATGGCAAGTCGTTCAGCGCTCTGATCCCCACTGCACCCATTGAAAAGGCTCGAACCATCATCGCTGAGTTGGGGCTGTCAGGAGTGGAGGCCTTTCGACTGGAAAATGGCAGGCTCATGCTCAAAGGCTCTGTGGAAACGCTGGAAGAAAAGCAGACCCTGATGGAGTCTATCAAGCGAAGGATGGATGACAGGCCCCTGCCTGCTTTCCACATAACTGTCAACGAACAGGTCGCAGGGATGTGCAATGACACACTGGCGGCCTTGGGGCTTCCGCTGGAGGCAACATCGGAGGGACCGGGCAAAATCATCCTCACCGGCTTCATACTCGATGAAGAACGTCTTGATCGGGGTATCGAAGTCATCAAACAGGATCTCCCGTTCATAGAAGAAATCGACAATCGCGTCATGACCCCCAACAACCTTGTACAGGAGATCTACGCCCGTCTGTCGAAAGCCGGCTTCAAGGGAAAAATCGACTTTGCCCTTCATCCCGACCACATCCTTGCCACAGGCTTACTGCATGAAGACGATCTCAGACTATGGTCGGTCGTCAAGAAAGCCCTATCCGAGGAGTACGGAGAACATATCGCTATCCGAGAAAGCTTCCAGGCCGCTTTCCTTCAAGAAGGTGAAATCGGCTCGAACACGCCTGAAGCCTGGCACAGTACACAGATCACCACATCCGGTGACCGCCGATTCGTCCTCCCTATGAAATCGATCAGCCTCGGGCCCTTTCCGCATGTTTTGCTTGCACAGGGAGAAAGGCTCTTCGAAGGCGCCATGATCGGCAACGGCTATTCCATCAGACGCATCGGCCCGGACGGGATCATTGCCGTTAAAGGATTTGAAACCGTGCACATATACCCTGGAGAAAACTGA
- a CDS encoding PAS domain S-box protein: MEPGKGICTITENVTEIILESISDGVFTVDHSWRVTSFNRAAERITGIPRERALGKHCWEVFRSNMCERDCALRRTMAQGRPFVDTTTYIVDRRKRRIPVVVCTALLKDEAGRVLGGVETFRDMSQVEELRKELEGRYHVGDMVSRSAAMAEIFKILPQVAGSGSTVLIQGETGTGKELLARAIHNLSPRRKKPFVAVNCGALPDTLLESELFGYRAGAFTDAVKDKSGRFALAEGGTILLDEIGDLSAAFQARLLRVLQERTFMPLGGTRSIKADVRVIAATNKDLVSEVEAGRFRQDLFYRVNVLRLNLPPLRNRKEDIPMLAERFIDRMNRLRGSAITGISREAVSRLMFYSYPGNIRELENIIEHACVLCPGGQLEITCLPEHLRTGPSPVAERGGDVQAVLESAETRVILEVLERNRFNRAAAARELRIHKSTLYRKIRRLGIGLPAADGRAGSDSSR; encoded by the coding sequence GTGGAGCCTGGAAAAGGGATTTGCACCATTACAGAGAATGTTACGGAAATCATCCTGGAAAGCATTTCCGACGGGGTGTTCACTGTGGATCATTCCTGGCGCGTGACATCCTTCAACCGGGCGGCTGAGCGGATTACGGGCATCCCGCGGGAACGGGCGCTCGGGAAGCACTGCTGGGAGGTCTTTCGGTCCAACATGTGCGAGAGGGATTGCGCGCTGCGGCGGACCATGGCCCAGGGGCGCCCCTTCGTCGACACGACCACGTACATCGTCGACCGCCGGAAACGTCGTATCCCGGTGGTGGTTTGCACGGCGTTGCTGAAGGATGAAGCCGGGCGGGTGCTTGGAGGAGTCGAGACCTTCCGGGACATGAGCCAGGTCGAGGAACTGCGCAAGGAACTGGAAGGGCGGTATCATGTCGGGGACATGGTCAGCCGGAGCGCCGCCATGGCCGAAATCTTCAAGATCCTGCCGCAGGTGGCGGGTAGCGGAAGCACGGTGCTGATCCAGGGGGAGACGGGAACCGGTAAAGAACTTCTGGCCCGGGCGATCCACAATCTCAGCCCGAGGCGGAAGAAGCCGTTCGTGGCTGTCAACTGCGGCGCGCTGCCCGACACTCTCCTCGAGTCGGAACTCTTCGGGTACCGCGCCGGGGCGTTCACGGATGCCGTGAAGGACAAATCCGGACGCTTCGCGCTTGCCGAGGGGGGGACGATTTTGCTGGACGAGATCGGGGATTTGAGCGCGGCGTTCCAGGCCCGTCTTCTGAGAGTGCTCCAGGAAAGGACGTTCATGCCGCTGGGGGGTACACGCTCCATCAAGGCCGATGTCCGCGTGATCGCTGCGACCAACAAAGACCTCGTTTCGGAAGTGGAGGCCGGACGGTTCCGGCAGGATCTCTTTTACCGGGTCAATGTCCTGCGGCTGAATCTCCCGCCGCTACGGAACCGTAAGGAAGACATCCCCATGTTGGCCGAACGATTCATAGACCGGATGAACCGCCTGAGGGGATCGGCGATTACGGGGATCAGCCGGGAGGCCGTCTCACGCCTCATGTTCTACAGCTATCCGGGCAACATCCGGGAACTCGAGAATATCATCGAACATGCCTGTGTGCTTTGCCCGGGTGGACAGCTAGAAATCACTTGTTTGCCGGAGCATCTCAGAACGGGCCCTTCCCCGGTGGCTGAACGGGGGGGCGATGTGCAGGCCGTGCTCGAGTCGGCTGAAACCCGGGTGATCCTGGAAGTCCTCGAGCGGAATCGGTTCAACCGTGCGGCGGCGGCCCGCGAACTCCGAATCCACAAGAGCACCCTTTACCGGAAGATCCGCCGACTCGGCATTGGGCTTCCCGCAGCCGATGGCCGGGCAGGCTCAGATTCGTCCCGATAG